GCGCGAGCTTCATCGCTTGCATGCGGTTTTTTCTACCTGCACGTTTTGTAAAAATACCATGACCAACATGTACGCGAGACATCGCTTTTGCATTCTCTTCGCTAAGCTCACTCCTTAGTGTTTCTAACCCGCCGGTGTGGTCGCCATGATTATGGCTTAAAATCACATCTTCCACATCGGACAAATCGATCCGCAAGTCTTGCGCATTTTGCAGTACCGTTCGCGGCCGATTGCCAGTATCAAACAGAATTTTTCGACCGTCTACTTCAACCAAAGCTGCATATCCCCACTCGCCAATACCACGATCCGCAAGCATGGTCGACAGCGTAGTGATTTTGAGTGATTTGACTTGGTGAGGTGTGTCATTTGCACCTGCTATAGGCACCATACTTAGCCAAGATAGGCAAAGTAGAAATAGGGGATGGATACGGCGCATGGAAATTCCTTTTGCGGATTTTAAATATAAGTATTGACGAAACTATCTGGATAGCGAATAAAAATCAACCTGTTACCATATAAGTCTAGAGTCAAATTAGTATAAATGGCCAAATGAACGGCAGATCAAATTTAAGGAGGAAACAACCAAAGTACCACTTTGAAAAGTTAATAAGTAAACATGTTCTCTTAATACACAAAAGTAACTTCGCCTTTGGTTTATCTCTGCCTCCTCAGCAAAAGGTGACGTTAAGCTCCATACCTAAAGCGCCTCTCTCGCTTTAAACTCAAGTACTTGGGCATTGATACAATAGCGGTCTTGACCCTTTGGCCCTTCATTTTTAAATACATGGCCTAAATGAATGCCGCTGCTTTTTGAACGTATTTCGGTTCTTATCATACCGTGGCTTAAATCTTTGTGGTACGTCACGCTGTTTTTTACTGGGTGGGTAAACGACAACCACCCTGTGCCTGAGTTAAACCTATCTCGGGTGTCAAAAAGGACTTTGCCGCTTAATTTATCGACAAATACGCCATCAGGTGTGTTTTTAAAGATATCGTACTGCTTGCAAAACGGTCTTTCTGTGCCTTTTTGAAAAGCAATGTCAAAAGCCTCTGAACGACCTAGTTTAAAAGCACCAAGTGCTTTGTAAAACGCTTCTCTCGCCATAAAGCCTTGGAAACCAAGTGACTCAATACCATTTTCAATAAATAAGATCGTTGGTGTCGCCCAAGTCGCTGTCTTAATCGTTAACCCTTCTAATTGATCTGCATAGCGAAAATGAAGTGGAATATCGCCTTGATAGTCATTTAGCACCTCTTTTTTTAATTTTTCGCAATAAGGGCAATAGCTTTTAGCATCAACAATCACAATATGTTTACCTTGGGCTAGTAAAGTGTTATCTATTTTATCTTTACTCGCCTTGTCAAAGGTCACTCCCGTGCTGTGATCTGGACAATACCCCTTGGGATTTTTGCTTAAATAATTCTGATGATACTCTTCCGCTGGATAGAATTTTCTGAGTGGCTTAATTTTGGTTTGTATATCGCCATAGCCTTGTTCAGATAACAAAAGTTGATACTGCGCTTTTAACGTGTGAGCCTTTTCGCTTTGCTGATCATCAGTATAGAGGATGATCGAACGGTACTGCGTTCCAACGTCATTACCCTGACGGTTTTTTTGGGTTGGATCATGACTTTCAAAATAGTATTTTAACAGCTCATTTGTGGTGATAAGATTTGCGTTATAAGTTACTTTTACCACCTCAGCATAGTTGTCTTCATCAAAGCGCCGACTCGATTTAATGATCTCTTTATAACTTGGCTTAAACCCTTTCCCGTCGGCATAGCCAGATTCAGCATCTATCACGCCTGTCATTTTTTCATAGCGTTTTTCTGGGCCCCAGAAACAACCAGAACCTAACACTACAGTTTTAATATGGTTACTCGCGCCATCCACTTTAGGCTTTGGCATATCCGTACCAGCGAGGGCTATTTCACCCACACTAGACATTATAATGAGCCCTATCGACGTGGCTATCTGTAATATTTTCATTACCATCCTCTCAATACTGTACGTTGCAACTAAGTATGGTTACCACTCCATACTTATTTGAACTTAATATGATTTACTGCGTATTAACTGAGACCGTTGGAAGTTATTTATCATTTCATCTAAAGTCGTTCATGATAGTAAAACTGTGTTTCAGCAAAACCGAAGACAAAGGAATAGGTGTGAGTAAAATAAGTGAGAATATCTATCAAAAATTAACTAATAGCGACGAGGCTCGTGCGTGTAAGGCGATTGACGAAAAGGCGTGTAAAGAAGTTCCTGGTAACTACGTGCTTATTTTATTGAGTCAGCTATTGAGTGCGTTGGGAGATGCCTTACTCAATCCAAAAATAACATTACCTTGGCTAATGCAATCACTTGGAGCTCCTGCTTATATGATTTCGGCTTTGGTGCCCATTCGCGAATCTGGTTCACTGATCCCCAATTGTTTATTGGCCAATGGGTGCGCAAGCACGCAAAGAGAAAGCACCTTTGGTCGCTCGGTGCACTTATTCAAGCCGCTTGTGTACTGCTCATGGCACTACTAGCATGGCAGCAAACTGAAAATCAATTATACGCTTGGTTGGTACTTGGGTTGCTGGCAATTTTTAGCATCGCCCGCAGCTTAAGTTCTGTATCGTCAAAAGATGTCATCGGTAAAACTATCCCTAAACAAAAGCGCGGTCAGCTTAGCGGCCAAGCTGCATCAGTCAGTGGGCTTATTACTGTTACGTTTGGTGTTGGACTTTTTATCGCTGCCACTCAGGTAAACAACGTCAATTTTGTGATCACACTTGTGCTTGCTGCTCTCTTTTGGCTGGTAGGCGCGTTGACGTTTTCAAAAATCAATGAGTACGAAGGAGCAACCGAGGGAGGTGAAAGCGGAATAGCTAAAATCAAACAGGACCTTGCGCTGTTAAAAATTGACCCAACACTCAAAAAGTTTATTCTAGCCCGTAGTTTACTGTTAAGCTCCGCGCTTATTCCGCCCTACTTCACCGTGATGGCGCAGCAGAATATTAGCGACGGTGCTTGGGTACTGGCAATCTTGTTAGCGGTGTCTGGACTTGCAAGTTTAGTCAGTGGCGCTTTTTGGGGTCGTCTTGCCGATCAATCAAGTAAACGCGTGATGATATATGGCGCAACTATCACTGTGGCTTGCACCGCAGTGCTACTGACAACTTCTTTATTTTATTCTTCATTACTCGAAAAAATGTGGTTTATTCCACTTTGCTATTTTGTTGTTGCTATCGCCCACCAGGGTGTGCGCGTGGGTCGAAAAACCTATGTTGTCGATATGGCTGAAGGAAACAAACGTACCAGTTATGTCACGCTCAGTAACACCATTATTGGCATCGTACTGTTATTGACGAGTGCACTTGGCGTGATTGCTTCGATATTTTCAATTAACGTGTTACTCGCACTCTACATTATGATCACGATATTAGGCATCGCCATGACAAGCCGCTTACCTAATGTCACTGAACGGTAAAACCTGTTACTTCACCGACAAATTGTGTCTAAATTTCTCCAAATGAGGTAAAACCGCCGCAATTTTAGTTATCTGAGGATAAAATTATGTCATTGACTACGCGTTTTTCTGCTTTAGCGCTGGCGGTTGCCAGTATGGCTTCTGCAAATGCCGCTGACTTTGAGTTCAATACCAAGCTTGCAAACGCTGATGCACTGGTAATTTTTCAAGCTGGCGAGAACCAAAGTAACTTAAAGTTCCTTGATAAAGACACTCGCAAGCAATTGGAACGTGCAATTGCTGCTGAAGACTTTAAAGGGGCGTATGGCAAAACGGTTGAAGTATTAGCGCCTGTAGACTCTGATTATAAGCGTATCTTCATTGTTGGTTTGGGTGATTCAGGCTTACTCAATGCGAGCAAAATGACCAAACTTGGTGGTAACCTGCACGCGAAATTCGAAGGTAAAAAGCTGGAGAATGTTGCGGTTGCATTCGAAGAAGTTGAGGGAGCGCTCTCAAATGCAGAACTAGCAGCACAATTTGCACATGGTGCAAACCTTCGTGACCACACCTTCGAAGTATACAAAAGAGAACCAAATACTGTTAACGTAAGCTATCACTTTGACGTTGCTGATAAGCAAGCAACGCAAGCTCAGTATAAAGCACTACAACACATTCAAGCTGGCGTATTTTTGGCACGTGACTTGACCTCTGAAGTCGCGACAGAAATGACGCCTGTAGACTTTGCAAAAGCAGCAAAGGAGCTTGAGCAGTATGGTGTTGAAGTAAAAGTATTAGCGCCTGCTGAACTTAAAGAGCTTGGCATGGGCGCACTTGAGGGCGTTGGCCGTGGTAGCGAACATGGCTCACGATTAGTTGTTGCGCATTATAAAGGTAACAACGACACACCAATTGCACTGGTTGGTAAAGGTATCACTTTCGATTCAGGTGGTTATAGCATCAAAACCGGCGCTTCTATTGCGCGCATGAAATCTGATATGGCGGGCGCGGCTGCCGTGCTTGGAACAGTAAAAGCAATGGCACTGAGCAAAGCAGACGTAAACGTGGTCGCTGTGATGGGTATGGCGGCAAATATGGTGTCTCAATATGCAATCGCACCGGGTGATGTGCTACGTACTGCAGAAGGTATTAGCGTAGAAGTTGTAAACACTGATGCTGAAGGTCGTTTGGTGCTATCTGATGCCATGTGGTACGCACGTAAACAGTACAGCCCTGAGATCATGATTGACGTCGCGACATTAACTGGCTCTAAAATACGTGCTGTTGGTAACGAATATTCAGCGATTTTCTCTGAGGATGATAGCTTAATTACAGAATTTACCAACGCTGGTAAAATTGTGAACGAAAACGTCTGGCGTCTACCGCTTGGCTATAAAGACAAGCTAAAATCAGACATCGCTGATTTCCAAAACGTAGGTTCTGGTGGCCCTGGAGCCACAACTGCCGCGACTTTCCTACAGCAATTTGCTGGCGACACTCGTTGGGTTCATATCGATATCGCAGGTAATGCACTATCAAGCTCAGCCAAGGACGAAGTCCCAACCGGTGGTACGGGTTATGGCGTTCGCCTACTAAGCCAATGGCTATTAACTGGTAAATAACGAATAATTATCCCTAAATTTGAAGCCGTGTTTAAACACGGCTTTTTTGTAACTGCAATAAAACGGCAACTGATAGCAATAACTTCGTTTCAATTGCGAGGTGTGTTATAAGAAACATAACGTTTACTAAAGCAACCAACTGTTATTGCCTATGTCCGATGTGAGTTGTTACCTATTAGGTGAGCAAGCGATTGTTGTGGATGCAATGTGTTTGCCTGATAGCAACCCCCCAATTAATCAAAGATTGTTCGCCCTCAAGAAATGGCTAGATAATAGCGGTGATTTTATTGATGTGGTACCCGCTAAGTCTTCAGTCACCGCCTATTTAAAAGAATCCAGTAAAGCCACTACATGGCAACACAAGATCCTAACGCATTGGCAAGACTTAGAAATCGCAGAGGTAAAGCCAACGCACCACGAGATTGAGGTGTTTTACGGCAAAGAATTCGGTCAGGATTTTGAACGCGTCACGAGTGAATTACAACTGACACCAAGACAGCTTATCGAACTGCACTCAAGCGTTGATTATCAAGTACAATTTATTGGCTTCTTACCCGGTTTTGCTTACTTGTCAGGGTTACCAACCTCGCTTCAATTACCCCGAAAATCCACACCAATTACCAAAGTCCCTAAAGGCAGTATTGCCATTGCAGACAGCTACAGTGCAATTTACCCGAGCCAATCTCCCGGTGGCTGGCATTTACTTGGACAAACCAATACTACGCTATTTGACCCAAATTCTGCATCAGCAAGCTTGCTGCAACCGGGAGATATCGTGCGTTTTGTGGAGAAATCATGCTAGAAGTTATTAAATCAGGGCCACTTTCAACTATTCAAGACATTGGCCGCCAAGGACTTCGCCACTTAGGAGTAAGTCAAGCAGGTGTCCTTGACCCCGTCGCACTCAAGCTTGCAAATACACTACTATCGAATAACGACGATACCGCAGCTATTGAAGTGACTATTGGCTTATGCGAGTTTCGCTTCCATGCACCCACTAACTTTGTTATTGCAGGGGCAGATCTCAATGCGTGTTTAAACGGTGAAGCGGTATACCCTTGTTGGCGCAACAGTGTTAAAGCTGGAGATAAACTTACATTTAAACAAAATCGCGATGGCTTACGCGCTTATTTGGTCGTCGAAGGTGGTTTTACCAATATAGACAAGCTGCTTGGGAGTTATTCAACCGATCTCATGGCAGGCTTTGGGGGAATAAGCGGCCGAGCGCTAAAGCAAGGTGACAAGCTGAGCTATACACCAAGCACTGCCAAAGACTCTGTTGGTGGATTACAGCCCAGCTACGAAAAGCTTATTCACTTTATCCCAGGCCCGCACCTTGAGTTAATTTCCAAAAATACACTGAGTGTGTTGAACGACACCATTTGGAAAGTAAATCCCAGCAGTAATCGCATGGGCATACGCCTTGGTGGCCATAGCAGCCTAGCGCACGACCAGAGTATCGCAACACAAGCGGTCCACCCGGGAGTTATTCAGCTGCCTCCCAGTGGAGAACCCATTATTTTATTGAATGACTGCCAAACCACAGGCGGTTATCCAATTATTGGTACCATCATTCAAGCCGATATGCGTCACTTAAGCCAATTGGGCGCGGGTGATTGTATCCATTTAAAATCAACATCCCTTACAGATGCAGCAAAGGAATCTCACCGAGTAAAGGCGCATCTCAATCAGCTAAGGTTAGCGCTTAAAAATAAAGAACAACAAAATGACTGAGCTAAATCTCCTTCCCCTTTCGGGCATTGCCGTGATTGTTATTGGCTTTGCACTGAGGTTTAATCCCTTATTAGTCGTCACTTCGGCAGGTTTGGTCACCGGTTTTGCCGTCGGGATCGACTTTATTGACTTAATTGCCACCTTTGGCGAAAAGTTTATGAACTCTCGCCAGCTTGCGAGTTTTTTACTTATCTTACCCGTGATCGCAATTTTAGAACGCTACGGCTTACAGCAACGGGCTAAAGCTTGGGTTGCGGGCATAAAAGGGGCGACCACGTCTCGCATTTTAAGTATGTATTTTGTTGTCCGTGAGTGTTCCGCAGCACTGGGGTTAATCAATTTAGCAGGCCAAGCTCAAACCGTTAGGCCACTGCTAGCTCCGATGGCGATAGGCGCTGCGGCGAACCAATACGGCGACTTGCCACAAGATGTAAAAGACATGATAGGCGCACACGCTGCCGCCTGCGATAATATTGCCGTCTTCTTTGGTGAAGATATTTTTATCGCCTTTGGTGCTGTGCTACTCATGGATGCCTTTCTAAAGGAAAACGGCATTACGGGGATTGAACCGCTGCATATCGGACTTTGGGCAATACCGACGGCAATTGCAGCGCTCATTGTTCATCTCTTCCGTTTAGCGCGATTTGAAGCAAAGATACGGGCAGAAATTGTGCGCTGTCAGCAGCAACAAAGCGACAAAGACAAAGCGCCTAGCAATACAAATTCGGTGCTAAAGGAGGAATCATTATGAGCTTAGTGAACACTTCTGATGCGCAATCCAGCCTACTTTCAATTGACAACATCTATTTATTGATTGGTTTTATTGTCATGTTTTTGGTAGTAAAAACGCTACAAGATAAGGCCCATCCCAAGCGTCTCACCACCGCTCTATTTTGGTTTTTATTTGGTTCTGTTTTTATCTTTGGTGATGCCTCTATCGCCTTGATTGGCGAGCGAAACACCTATTTGTGGATTGGCGTCAACGTGGTGATAATCGCACTGCTTGCCGGTATGAATATGGTGTCCATGGGAAATTATGATATGCCGTGCGAACGAGCCAAAACAGAAGATGCTAATCGGTTTGGTAATAAATTGTTTGTTCCCGCCGTACTTATTCCAATCGTTACTGTGATCTGTACTATCATCTTAAGCGACATTCAGCTCGGCGATTTTTATCTATTCGATCAGGATCACGTAACGCTTTCAGCACTGACACTCGCTTGCACCATCGCTTTGCTGGTGAGCTGGAAGATAACCAAAGGCAGTCCTCTACAAGCACTTTCTGAATCTCGTCGCTTGGTCGACTCAATAGGCTGGGCAGCGATATTGCCACAGATGCTAGCAATGCTTGGCGGCGTATTTATCGTCTCCAACACAGGTACTGCTATCCAAGACTTAGTGACATTGTTTATTTCGCCAGATAACCGTTTTATGCTCGTTGTACTGTATTGTGTGGGCATGGCACTCTTTACCATGATTATGGGCAATGCTTTTGCCGCATTTCCGGTAATGACGGCGGGTATTGCGCTGCCATTTTTGATCCAAGGGCATGGCGCTGATCCTGCACCGCTCGTCGCAATTGGCATGTATTCGGGTTATTGTGGAACACTGATGACACCGATGGCCGCCAACTTCAACATCGTGCCAGCGGCACTGTTAGATTTAAAAGATAAGTACCAAGTCATTAAAGTGCAAATACCAACCGCTATAACGTTATTGGTGATTAATATTTTTCTTATGTACGGAGTCGTTTTTTAATGTCCAGTTACAGTAAACCTTGTGTCCTCGTTACTGGGTTCACCCCATTTGGTGGTGAGTCCATCAACCCTTCATGGCAATTAGCTCAGCTATTAGAAGGTGAAACCATAGAAGGCCACCTGATCCACACTAAAGAGTTACCTTGCGAGTTCGATAAAAGTATTGAGTCTTTAACAAAAGCAATTGATAAGTATCATCCAAGCGTGGTTATTTGTTTAGGTCAAGCTGGTGGACGCTGTGATATCTCCATCGAACGCATCGCGATTAACATCAACGATGCCAGAATAGCTGACAACGCGGGAAACCAGCCGATAGACACACCGGTCGTCACACACGGACCCGATGCTTACTTTGCCTCTTTACCAATAAAAAGTATGCTAAGTAGTGCGCTTCAGGCGGGGGTTCCTGCGAGTATTTCTAATACTGCGGGCACTTACGTGTGCAACCATGTGATGTATGGATTACTGCACTATCTTAGTACACATGACTTAGCGTGCCGTGGTGGCTTTGTGCATATCCCATACTTGCCCTCCCAAGCGGCGCACCACCCTGGTGCACCCAGTATGGACATTGACACCCTAGTTAAAGGAATAAAAATCCTATTAACCGGTGCCATCACACAAAAGCAAGATATTAAGCTGGTCGCTGGAACGACACACTAATAAGCAATGCCCCACAATGGTGCAGGATTGCACCATTGCACATCACAAAAAATTCACATTTTCTCTATTTCATTGTGTGACTTATCAAATTATTTTTGGTAGAACTTAAACTATCTCATGGTAACTATGCTTCCGTGAGCAATAATAATTTGTTGATATTATCAACACATCAATAGGAATGAGGAAATATGTGTTCAATTTTCGGCGTACTTGACATCAAGACCGATCCCCTTGCACTTCGCGAGCAAGCGATCGAAATGTCAAAAAAACTAAGACACCGTGGCCCCGACTGGTCAGGGGTCTATTCAAGTGAAAAAGCCATTTTAGTTCATGAGCGTTTGGCAATTGTCGGCGTTTCTAGCGGCGCACAACCATTATTTAACCCTGAAAAAACACATATTTTGGCGGTAAATGGTGAAATTTATAATCATAAAGAGCTTGCAAGAGCACTGACCGTTCCATTTGAATTTCAAACAGAGTCAGACTGTGAAGTGATCTTGGCGCTATACAAGCAAAAAGGCCCTGAGTTTTTAGATGATCTCAATGGAATTTTTGCATTTTGTTTGTACGATGAAACGGAAGATGCTTTTTTAATTGGTCGTGACCACATCGGTATTATTCCACTTTACACTGGCCGTGATCAAAGCGGTAACCTCTATGTCGCCAGCGAAATGAAAGCGCTCACACCTATTTGTACACAAATTGAAGAGTTTCCTCCTGGCCATTATTGGTATTCAAAAGAAGGGGGTCCAAGAGAGTATTACCAACGCGACTGGCAAGCGTTTAGTGCTGTAAAAGACAATGAAGCAAGCCCCGAAGCGGTTAAAAATGGGCTAGAAGCTGCTGTAAAACGCCAATTGATGTGCGATGTGCCCTATGGCGTCTTGTTGTCTGGTGGGCTGGATTCTTCTGTGATTTCCGCTATCACACAAAAATTTGCTGCAAAGCGAATCGAAGACGATGGCGCATCAGACGCATGGTGGCCAAAACTTCACTCATTTTCAATTGGCTTGGAAGGATCACCCGATCTTGCAGCAGCACAAAAGGTAGCAGACAAAATCGGCACGGTTCACCACCCCATTCACTTTACCGTACAGCAAGGTATCGATGCGCTTAAAGAAGTGGTTTATCACCTAGAGACCTATGATGTCACAACCATTCGTGCCTCTACCCCTATGTATCTTATGGCACGCTACATTAAAGCAATGGGCATTAAAATGGTACTATCAGGCGAAGGGGCCGATGAACTATTTGGTGGCTATTTGTATTTCCACAAAGCACCAAATGCTGAAGAATTTCACAACGAGCTAAATCGAAAGGTCTCGAAACTGCATATGTTTGATTGCTTACGTGCAAATAAGTCAATGGCGGCTTGGGGTGTCGAAGCGCGCGTTCCCTTCTTAGATAAAGAATTTGTCGATATTGCCATGCGCACTAATCCAGACTACAAAATGTGTAAAGATGGCCGTATCGAAAAACACGTTATCCGCGAGGCGTTTGATGGTTATTTACCCGGTGACGTATTGTGGCGCCAAAAAGAGCAGTTTTCTGATGGCGTAGGCTATAGCTGGATTGATTCACTGAAAGAATATGTCAGTAAGCAAGTGAGCGATTCGGATCTTGAAAACGCTCACTACCGCTATCCAATCAATACACCGGATAGCAAAGAAGCCTATTACTATCGCACCATTTTTGAGTCGCATTTCCCAGGAGAAGCGGCTGCCAAGTGTGTTCCTCACGGCAAGTCTGTGGCGTGTTCAACACCCGAAGCGCTGGCTTGGGACGAGTCGTTCCAACGTAATGCCGATCCATCAGGTCGCGCAGCAAGCTCACACAACGAAGCGTATAATCAAAAATAAACAAGTAAAAAGGGACAATGGTCCCTTTTTTACTTTCCTTCAGTATGAGTTAAATAAAACGCTTAATAATAAAGTCGACTTTCACACGTTTAGCCTGACCAAGGAGCTTTTTAACTGGTGCAGGATAATCCGCTAACGTCTCTAGATCATCGTGGCTTTCAATGCGACGGCAATGCTTTAAGATCTCTTGCTTTTCTAACTCGATTTGAGACAACAATGCTTTGTCGGGATCTTCTATTAGAATGCCATTTTCAATATCTAACCCCCACGCTCTTGGGTTGAGGTTATGACCACTCATCAAATGCGTATTGCCATCTTTGCTCACGCCCTTCAAGTGGAACGAGTTGTTGCCATCTTGCCACAGATACACATCCAGTAACCCGGCAGTGATGAAGCGGCGTTGCGACTTGATAAATTTATACAAAATGGTTTCGTACAAATAAGGGAGTGCACCAATTCGGCTAAATGGCTGCTCTGGACTGATATAAAAATCATTTGCCGTTTTATCCCCCACCACTATTGTCACCTTTCTACCTGTTTTCAGTAAGCGACGTAACGAACGAAGAAGAGGTGCCGGAAAATTGAAGTAAGGGGTGTAAAGGACCAACTCTTGTTCTGTGGTATCGAAAAGCGCCTTAATAAGACGGTTTAGCTTATTAGTTCTGCGACCAAAACCTAAAAATGGACGCACCGTTAGACCATCTCTGCTGTTCGCCTTTGAAATATCATAACTGGCCTTTTTCAACTGTTTCATCAGCTGTTTTTG
The sequence above is a segment of the Pseudoalteromonas piscicida genome. Coding sequences within it:
- the msrA gene encoding peptide-methionine (S)-S-oxide reductase MsrA; this translates as MKILQIATSIGLIIMSSVGEIALAGTDMPKPKVDGASNHIKTVVLGSGCFWGPEKRYEKMTGVIDAESGYADGKGFKPSYKEIIKSSRRFDEDNYAEVVKVTYNANLITTNELLKYYFESHDPTQKNRQGNDVGTQYRSIILYTDDQQSEKAHTLKAQYQLLLSEQGYGDIQTKIKPLRKFYPAEEYHQNYLSKNPKGYCPDHSTGVTFDKASKDKIDNTLLAQGKHIVIVDAKSYCPYCEKLKKEVLNDYQGDIPLHFRYADQLEGLTIKTATWATPTILFIENGIESLGFQGFMAREAFYKALGAFKLGRSEAFDIAFQKGTERPFCKQYDIFKNTPDGVFVDKLSGKVLFDTRDRFNSGTGWLSFTHPVKNSVTYHKDLSHGMIRTEIRSKSSGIHLGHVFKNEGPKGQDRYCINAQVLEFKAREAL
- a CDS encoding MFS transporter, coding for MRKHAKRKHLWSLGALIQAACVLLMALLAWQQTENQLYAWLVLGLLAIFSIARSLSSVSSKDVIGKTIPKQKRGQLSGQAASVSGLITVTFGVGLFIAATQVNNVNFVITLVLAALFWLVGALTFSKINEYEGATEGGESGIAKIKQDLALLKIDPTLKKFILARSLLLSSALIPPYFTVMAQQNISDGAWVLAILLAVSGLASLVSGAFWGRLADQSSKRVMIYGATITVACTAVLLTTSLFYSSLLEKMWFIPLCYFVVAIAHQGVRVGRKTYVVDMAEGNKRTSYVTLSNTIIGIVLLLTSALGVIASIFSINVLLALYIMITILGIAMTSRLPNVTER
- a CDS encoding leucyl aminopeptidase; translation: MSLTTRFSALALAVASMASANAADFEFNTKLANADALVIFQAGENQSNLKFLDKDTRKQLERAIAAEDFKGAYGKTVEVLAPVDSDYKRIFIVGLGDSGLLNASKMTKLGGNLHAKFEGKKLENVAVAFEEVEGALSNAELAAQFAHGANLRDHTFEVYKREPNTVNVSYHFDVADKQATQAQYKALQHIQAGVFLARDLTSEVATEMTPVDFAKAAKELEQYGVEVKVLAPAELKELGMGALEGVGRGSEHGSRLVVAHYKGNNDTPIALVGKGITFDSGGYSIKTGASIARMKSDMAGAAAVLGTVKAMALSKADVNVVAVMGMAANMVSQYAIAPGDVLRTAEGISVEVVNTDAEGRLVLSDAMWYARKQYSPEIMIDVATLTGSKIRAVGNEYSAIFSEDDSLITEFTNAGKIVNENVWRLPLGYKDKLKSDIADFQNVGSGGPGATTAATFLQQFAGDTRWVHIDIAGNALSSSAKDEVPTGGTGYGVRLLSQWLLTGK
- the pxpB gene encoding 5-oxoprolinase subunit PxpB yields the protein MSDVSCYLLGEQAIVVDAMCLPDSNPPINQRLFALKKWLDNSGDFIDVVPAKSSVTAYLKESSKATTWQHKILTHWQDLEIAEVKPTHHEIEVFYGKEFGQDFERVTSELQLTPRQLIELHSSVDYQVQFIGFLPGFAYLSGLPTSLQLPRKSTPITKVPKGSIAIADSYSAIYPSQSPGGWHLLGQTNTTLFDPNSASASLLQPGDIVRFVEKSC
- a CDS encoding biotin-dependent carboxyltransferase family protein is translated as MLEVIKSGPLSTIQDIGRQGLRHLGVSQAGVLDPVALKLANTLLSNNDDTAAIEVTIGLCEFRFHAPTNFVIAGADLNACLNGEAVYPCWRNSVKAGDKLTFKQNRDGLRAYLVVEGGFTNIDKLLGSYSTDLMAGFGGISGRALKQGDKLSYTPSTAKDSVGGLQPSYEKLIHFIPGPHLELISKNTLSVLNDTIWKVNPSSNRMGIRLGGHSSLAHDQSIATQAVHPGVIQLPPSGEPIILLNDCQTTGGYPIIGTIIQADMRHLSQLGAGDCIHLKSTSLTDAAKESHRVKAHLNQLRLALKNKEQQND
- a CDS encoding DUF969 domain-containing protein, translated to MTELNLLPLSGIAVIVIGFALRFNPLLVVTSAGLVTGFAVGIDFIDLIATFGEKFMNSRQLASFLLILPVIAILERYGLQQRAKAWVAGIKGATTSRILSMYFVVRECSAALGLINLAGQAQTVRPLLAPMAIGAAANQYGDLPQDVKDMIGAHAAACDNIAVFFGEDIFIAFGAVLLMDAFLKENGITGIEPLHIGLWAIPTAIAALIVHLFRLARFEAKIRAEIVRCQQQQSDKDKAPSNTNSVLKEESL
- a CDS encoding DUF979 domain-containing protein, with product MSLVNTSDAQSSLLSIDNIYLLIGFIVMFLVVKTLQDKAHPKRLTTALFWFLFGSVFIFGDASIALIGERNTYLWIGVNVVIIALLAGMNMVSMGNYDMPCERAKTEDANRFGNKLFVPAVLIPIVTVICTIILSDIQLGDFYLFDQDHVTLSALTLACTIALLVSWKITKGSPLQALSESRRLVDSIGWAAILPQMLAMLGGVFIVSNTGTAIQDLVTLFISPDNRFMLVVLYCVGMALFTMIMGNAFAAFPVMTAGIALPFLIQGHGADPAPLVAIGMYSGYCGTLMTPMAANFNIVPAALLDLKDKYQVIKVQIPTAITLLVINIFLMYGVVF
- the pcp gene encoding pyroglutamyl-peptidase I, translated to MSSYSKPCVLVTGFTPFGGESINPSWQLAQLLEGETIEGHLIHTKELPCEFDKSIESLTKAIDKYHPSVVICLGQAGGRCDISIERIAININDARIADNAGNQPIDTPVVTHGPDAYFASLPIKSMLSSALQAGVPASISNTAGTYVCNHVMYGLLHYLSTHDLACRGGFVHIPYLPSQAAHHPGAPSMDIDTLVKGIKILLTGAITQKQDIKLVAGTTH
- the asnB gene encoding asparagine synthase B translates to MCSIFGVLDIKTDPLALREQAIEMSKKLRHRGPDWSGVYSSEKAILVHERLAIVGVSSGAQPLFNPEKTHILAVNGEIYNHKELARALTVPFEFQTESDCEVILALYKQKGPEFLDDLNGIFAFCLYDETEDAFLIGRDHIGIIPLYTGRDQSGNLYVASEMKALTPICTQIEEFPPGHYWYSKEGGPREYYQRDWQAFSAVKDNEASPEAVKNGLEAAVKRQLMCDVPYGVLLSGGLDSSVISAITQKFAAKRIEDDGASDAWWPKLHSFSIGLEGSPDLAAAQKVADKIGTVHHPIHFTVQQGIDALKEVVYHLETYDVTTIRASTPMYLMARYIKAMGIKMVLSGEGADELFGGYLYFHKAPNAEEFHNELNRKVSKLHMFDCLRANKSMAAWGVEARVPFLDKEFVDIAMRTNPDYKMCKDGRIEKHVIREAFDGYLPGDVLWRQKEQFSDGVGYSWIDSLKEYVSKQVSDSDLENAHYRYPINTPDSKEAYYYRTIFESHFPGEAAAKCVPHGKSVACSTPEALAWDESFQRNADPSGRAASSHNEAYNQK